Proteins from a single region of Candidatus Rubrimentiphilum sp.:
- a CDS encoding 3-isopropylmalate dehydratase small subunit, with product MQNSLRGRVHKYGKNIDTDVIIPGKYCNIIDPAELGKHAMEGLDPEYTAKMKPGDFIVADTNFGCGSSREVAPLAIRASGTSAVIAKSFARIFYRNALNIGLPIFESVEAVEAVENGDELEIDPAGGVIRNLTKNQTYSAAAFPPFMQSLIDAGGLQPYVEKRLAERA from the coding sequence ATGCAAAACTCGTTGCGCGGCCGCGTTCACAAATACGGCAAGAACATCGACACCGACGTCATCATCCCTGGAAAATACTGCAACATCATCGACCCGGCCGAGCTCGGCAAACACGCCATGGAAGGTTTGGATCCTGAGTACACAGCGAAAATGAAGCCGGGCGACTTCATCGTCGCCGACACAAACTTCGGCTGCGGTTCGAGCCGCGAAGTTGCGCCGCTCGCCATCCGGGCGTCGGGCACGTCGGCAGTGATCGCCAAAAGCTTCGCGCGAATCTTTTATCGCAATGCGCTAAACATCGGGCTGCCGATCTTCGAATCGGTCGAAGCGGTTGAGGCGGTTGAAAACGGGGACGAGCTCGAGATCGATCCGGCCGGCGGCGTGATCCGCAATCTGACGAAGAATCAGACCTATTCAGCGGCTGCGTTCCCGCCCTTCATGCAATCGCTGATCGACGCCGGCGGCTTACAGCCTTATGTGGAGAAGCGCTTAGCCGAACGCGCTTAG
- the rpmE gene encoding 50S ribosomal protein L31, whose protein sequence is MKEKIHPKWYPEARVHCACGSTFTTGSTIPEIAVEICSACHPLFTGQQKFVDTAGRVDKFRQREQIAKRKQEEAAARKAKREAEKAAAEV, encoded by the coding sequence GTGAAAGAGAAGATTCACCCCAAATGGTATCCCGAGGCCCGCGTGCATTGCGCGTGCGGCAGCACGTTCACGACCGGATCGACGATTCCGGAGATCGCGGTCGAGATCTGTTCGGCATGCCACCCGCTCTTCACCGGACAGCAAAAGTTCGTGGATACGGCGGGCCGCGTTGACAAGTTCCGTCAGCGCGAGCAGATCGCCAAGCGCAAGCAGGAAGAGGCCGCTGCGCGCAAAGCCAAGCGCGAAGCCGAAAAAGCCGCAGCCGAAGTTTAG
- the prfA gene encoding peptide chain release factor 1, with protein MANRFDEIEGELAHPSQTFDQARFTALVKERAALEETVEAYRAYRKILEEIAANDALTKDRSDPELAQLAEEEVKGLRERGKELEDRLALLLIPKDPDDDKDVFIEIRGGAGGDEAAIFAGDLARMYMRYAESLGMRVELVSQSESDAGGFKEIVFAVKGNSPYRYFKHESGVHRVQRVPLTESQGRVHTSTATVAVLPQVDNDFQVEIKPSDLQIDTYKSSGAGGQYVNKTESAIRITHVPTGLVVASQQERSQIQNREKAMQMLRARLYDLKRREAEEAVGSMRRSQVGTGDRSEKIRTYNYAQDRVTDHRINQNFGNLRGIMDGDMGHIVDELIKDEHTRALAGA; from the coding sequence ATCGCCAATCGCTTCGACGAGATCGAGGGCGAGCTCGCACACCCTTCGCAGACGTTCGACCAAGCGCGCTTTACCGCGCTGGTAAAGGAGCGCGCCGCGCTCGAGGAGACCGTCGAGGCGTATCGCGCGTATCGCAAGATTCTCGAAGAGATCGCCGCCAACGACGCGCTGACCAAAGACCGCAGCGATCCGGAGCTGGCGCAGCTGGCCGAAGAAGAAGTCAAAGGCTTGCGCGAGCGCGGCAAAGAGCTGGAAGACCGGCTTGCGCTGCTGCTTATCCCAAAAGACCCTGACGACGACAAGGACGTCTTCATCGAGATCCGCGGCGGCGCGGGCGGCGACGAAGCGGCGATCTTTGCGGGCGATCTTGCGCGCATGTATATGCGCTATGCTGAATCGCTCGGCATGCGAGTCGAACTCGTCTCGCAGAGCGAGAGCGATGCAGGCGGATTCAAGGAAATCGTCTTCGCGGTAAAAGGCAACTCGCCGTACCGGTACTTCAAACACGAGTCCGGCGTGCACCGCGTGCAGCGCGTACCTTTGACGGAATCGCAAGGCCGCGTGCATACGAGCACGGCGACCGTCGCGGTGTTGCCGCAGGTGGACAACGACTTCCAGGTTGAGATCAAGCCATCCGACCTGCAGATCGACACGTACAAATCGAGCGGAGCCGGCGGCCAGTACGTCAACAAAACCGAGTCGGCAATTCGCATCACGCACGTCCCGACGGGGCTCGTCGTCGCCTCACAGCAAGAACGTTCGCAGATTCAGAACCGCGAAAAGGCGATGCAGATGCTGCGCGCCCGGCTTTACGATCTGAAGAGGCGCGAGGCGGAAGAAGCGGTGGGCTCGATGCGGCGCAGTCAGGTGGGCACCGGCGACCGCTCCGAAAAGATTCGCACGTACAACTACGCGCAAGACCGCGTCACCGACCATCGCATCAACCAAAACTTCGGAAACCTGCGCGGCATAATGGACGGCGACATGGGCCACATCGTTGACGAACTCATCAAAGATGAACACACGCGAGCGCTGGCCGGAGCCTGA
- the prmC gene encoding peptide chain release factor N(5)-glutamine methyltransferase: MNTRERWPEPDERALRAFVAAHPDATIDPDIARRREEGEPLAYITGFAGFYGREFAVTPDVLIPRPETEHLVEDAVAFLRDTKRTNVLDVGTGSGAIACSIAAEVPAAFVDATDVSAAALAVAKGNAARLGLADRCTFALADIVNDYSKRYDLIVANLPYIPSADVPAKPDAVGFEPRAATDGGPDGLEQYRKLLAAAPGLAAPGALILLEAAPPTMAALRALAEAAFPAAAVRVCRDYAGLDRYVRIAAR, translated from the coding sequence ATGAACACACGCGAGCGCTGGCCGGAGCCTGACGAGCGGGCGCTGCGCGCGTTCGTTGCGGCCCATCCGGACGCGACGATCGATCCCGATATCGCGCGGCGGCGAGAAGAAGGCGAGCCGCTAGCCTACATCACCGGTTTCGCCGGATTTTACGGCCGGGAATTTGCGGTCACACCCGACGTCCTGATCCCGCGCCCTGAGACGGAGCATCTCGTGGAAGACGCCGTCGCGTTTTTGCGCGATACGAAACGCACGAACGTGCTGGACGTAGGAACCGGCAGCGGCGCAATAGCCTGTTCGATCGCTGCCGAAGTGCCGGCGGCTTTTGTGGACGCGACGGATGTGAGCGCAGCCGCGCTTGCGGTAGCTAAAGGAAACGCGGCGCGGCTCGGCCTCGCCGATCGGTGCACGTTCGCGCTTGCCGATATCGTGAACGACTACTCCAAACGCTACGACCTGATCGTGGCGAACCTGCCGTACATCCCGAGTGCGGACGTACCGGCCAAGCCCGACGCGGTCGGTTTCGAACCGCGGGCGGCGACGGACGGCGGGCCGGACGGTTTGGAGCAGTACCGCAAGCTGCTGGCGGCCGCGCCTGGGCTGGCGGCGCCGGGAGCGCTTATCCTGTTGGAAGCGGCCCCTCCCACGATGGCAGCCCTGCGGGCGCTGGCCGAAGCAGCCTTCCCGGCCGCCGCGGTTCGCGTCTGCCGCGATTACGCCGGGCTGGACCGTTACGTGCGCATCGCCGCTAGGTAA
- a CDS encoding CTP synthase, with protein sequence MAKYIFFTGGVVSSLGKGITAASLGRLLKARGISVSVQKLDPYINVDAGTMNPYQHGEVFVTEDGAETDLDLGHYERFIDENLSRANNVTAGQIYNSVISKERRGDYLGATVQVIPHITNEIKAHIKRVAEESHADVCIVEVGGTVGDIESLPFLEAIRQIRYDVGEENVMFVHLTLMPHLGAPDELKTKPTQHSVRELRGIGISPDAIVCRTATSTPMAVEIKEKIALFCDVPPGAVVQNADAPTIYQVPLNLEAEGLAEAAVRKLRLPQAQPELEEWASVVDRMLRPDRRVTIAIVGKYVELKDAYISINEALHHAGIYHNAGVEIRRIDSETIENEGVGVLRSVHGILVAPGFGARGVKGKLRAIEYARESRVPFLGICYGMQLACVEFARNVCGLPDSMTREVDETTIDPIIDFMPDQRNLEVYGGTMRLGSYTCELEPDSLAAEAYGELQVTERHRHRYEFNNRYRALFEENGMRFSGHHMIGKTTLVELIELPADMHPWFVGTQAHPEFKSRPTRPAPLYRDFVAAALVREERLREEPSFIQATSLRSS encoded by the coding sequence GTGGCGAAATACATTTTCTTTACCGGCGGCGTCGTGAGCTCGCTTGGTAAAGGCATTACGGCAGCTTCGCTCGGGCGGCTGCTGAAGGCGCGCGGGATCAGTGTTTCGGTTCAGAAACTCGATCCGTACATCAACGTCGACGCCGGCACCATGAACCCGTATCAACACGGGGAAGTCTTCGTCACCGAAGACGGCGCGGAAACCGATCTCGATCTCGGCCACTACGAACGCTTCATCGACGAGAATTTGTCGCGCGCGAACAACGTTACCGCCGGTCAGATCTACAATTCCGTGATCAGCAAAGAGCGCCGCGGCGATTACTTAGGCGCGACCGTTCAGGTGATTCCGCATATCACCAATGAAATAAAAGCGCACATCAAACGCGTGGCCGAGGAAAGCCATGCGGATGTCTGCATCGTGGAGGTCGGCGGCACGGTGGGCGACATCGAATCGCTTCCGTTCCTGGAAGCGATCCGTCAGATCCGCTACGACGTCGGTGAAGAGAACGTGATGTTCGTACACCTGACGCTGATGCCGCATTTGGGCGCGCCGGACGAACTCAAGACCAAACCAACACAGCACTCAGTGCGCGAGTTGCGCGGCATTGGGATTAGCCCCGATGCGATCGTCTGCCGCACGGCAACCTCGACGCCGATGGCGGTGGAGATAAAAGAGAAGATCGCGTTGTTCTGCGACGTGCCGCCGGGAGCGGTCGTGCAAAACGCGGACGCGCCGACGATTTACCAGGTTCCGCTGAATCTGGAAGCCGAAGGTTTGGCCGAAGCCGCGGTGCGTAAGTTGCGCCTTCCGCAGGCGCAACCCGAGCTCGAGGAGTGGGCGTCGGTGGTTGACCGGATGCTGCGGCCGGATCGCCGCGTGACGATCGCGATCGTCGGCAAGTACGTCGAACTCAAAGATGCCTACATTTCAATCAACGAAGCGCTGCATCACGCCGGCATCTATCACAACGCGGGAGTCGAAATCCGCCGGATCGACTCGGAAACCATCGAGAACGAAGGCGTGGGCGTGCTTCGCTCCGTGCACGGCATCCTGGTTGCGCCCGGCTTCGGCGCGCGGGGCGTGAAAGGCAAGCTGCGCGCGATCGAATACGCTCGCGAAAGCCGCGTTCCGTTCCTGGGGATCTGTTACGGCATGCAGTTGGCCTGCGTCGAATTCGCGCGTAACGTCTGCGGACTGCCGGATTCCATGACGCGGGAAGTTGACGAAACGACGATCGATCCGATTATCGACTTCATGCCGGATCAGCGCAATCTCGAAGTTTACGGCGGAACGATGCGCCTCGGATCGTATACCTGCGAACTGGAGCCGGACTCCCTGGCGGCCGAAGCGTACGGCGAATTGCAGGTCACCGAGCGCCACCGCCACCGCTACGAGTTCAACAACCGCTACCGCGCGCTCTTCGAAGAGAACGGCATGCGCTTTAGCGGACATCACATGATCGGCAAGACGACACTCGTCGAACTGATCGAACTGCCCGCCGACATGCACCCGTGGTTCGTGGGCACGCAAGCTCATCCCGAATTCAAATCGCGTCCCACGCGGCCGGCTCCGCTGTATCGCGACTTCGTCGCGGCAGCTTTGGTGCGTGAAGAGCGTTTGCGGGAAGAACCTTCATTCATTCAAGCGACGTCACTGCGGTCGTCCTAA
- a CDS encoding glycosyltransferase family 2 protein, protein MGMRVLVIDHGSTDRTREIARERGAEVIEREWEGFVAGRRFALTQVRTPWTLMIDADEVLDDRLREAIGAAGEEFNCYLLARTTFYCGRPLRMWRNERLLRLFRTHGARIEGAPTAGGSAHLHERWTCEPPIGTLPGTLLHYSYPSHAAYAAKYDWYTSIESRGLLPSRAKAAAAVLLVIPRFVWYALGKGAVVDGPAGVRIAWYSALYPATVRLKALRP, encoded by the coding sequence ATGGGCATGCGCGTCTTGGTGATCGATCACGGGTCGACCGATCGCACGCGCGAGATCGCGCGCGAGCGCGGCGCCGAAGTCATCGAGCGGGAGTGGGAAGGCTTCGTTGCCGGGCGCCGCTTCGCACTCACGCAAGTGCGAACGCCGTGGACGCTGATGATCGACGCAGATGAGGTGCTCGACGATCGGCTACGCGAGGCAATCGGCGCAGCAGGTGAAGAGTTCAACTGCTATTTGCTCGCGCGCACGACGTTCTACTGCGGCCGCCCATTGCGCATGTGGCGCAACGAACGGCTGCTCCGCCTTTTCCGGACGCACGGCGCGCGTATCGAAGGAGCCCCGACGGCGGGTGGAAGCGCGCACTTACACGAGCGCTGGACCTGTGAGCCCCCTATCGGAACGCTGCCCGGAACGCTCTTGCACTACTCGTATCCGTCACATGCCGCATATGCCGCGAAATACGATTGGTACACCTCGATCGAATCGCGCGGCTTGCTGCCCTCGCGAGCGAAAGCCGCCGCGGCAGTCTTGCTGGTCATTCCGCGTTTCGTTTGGTACGCGCTCGGCAAAGGAGCGGTGGTTGACGGACCGGCCGGCGTGCGCATCGCGTGGTATTCTGCGCTGTATCCGGCCACAGTGCGGCTCAAAGCGCTGCGCCCGTGA
- a CDS encoding glycosyltransferase family 1 protein, protein MTRIALDARLTRQLSVGMQAYTRELTERLPRVAPDFEFVMFREGGNFGWAEHVRLPLAIRAAKPDLTHFLSQYTPVLPARPYIVTVHDLIHLLFPQYFKAKVGPYYHTVVRFVCSRAARVITDDERTVEDLQRFLGVAPERVRVIPLGVDDRFLQAIEPERSGRSYFLYAGNHREHKDLPTLLAAWKALPEECEADLFITGPDDFGSTRYVRGNGRVAALGELPVDELARYYAGAVALVHPALREGFGFPMLEAMAARTAVIASDAALPVVLRGAALTFPPGDVVAASVAMRRVLTDEGLRTTLVNEGRTRAEALSWDRCARSTAQVYREVLEESKR, encoded by the coding sequence GTGACACGAATCGCACTTGATGCACGCCTAACGCGGCAGCTCAGCGTCGGCATGCAAGCGTACACGCGCGAGCTGACGGAACGGCTTCCGCGCGTCGCGCCCGATTTCGAGTTCGTCATGTTTCGCGAAGGCGGCAACTTCGGCTGGGCGGAGCACGTGCGGCTGCCGCTGGCAATTCGCGCCGCCAAACCCGATCTGACGCATTTTCTCTCGCAGTACACGCCGGTGCTGCCGGCGCGCCCGTACATCGTCACGGTGCACGATTTGATCCACCTGCTGTTTCCGCAGTATTTCAAGGCAAAGGTCGGGCCGTACTATCACACGGTCGTTCGATTTGTATGCTCGCGTGCGGCGCGCGTGATCACCGACGATGAGCGGACGGTAGAAGATCTGCAACGTTTCCTAGGTGTGGCGCCGGAACGCGTGCGCGTGATCCCGCTCGGAGTAGACGATCGGTTCTTACAGGCGATCGAACCGGAGCGAAGCGGGCGTTCATATTTCTTGTATGCAGGCAACCACCGCGAACACAAAGATCTGCCGACGCTCTTGGCGGCCTGGAAAGCGCTGCCGGAAGAATGCGAAGCCGATCTCTTCATTACCGGACCCGACGATTTCGGCAGCACACGTTATGTGCGCGGCAACGGCCGCGTTGCGGCACTTGGCGAGCTCCCGGTTGACGAATTGGCGCGATACTACGCGGGCGCGGTTGCGCTGGTTCATCCGGCACTCCGCGAGGGGTTCGGGTTTCCCATGCTCGAGGCAATGGCAGCCCGGACTGCGGTGATCGCCAGCGATGCCGCGCTCCCAGTCGTATTGCGCGGTGCGGCGCTCACATTTCCGCCCGGCGACGTTGTTGCCGCATCCGTCGCAATGCGCCGCGTGCTGACCGACGAGGGTCTGCGCACGACCCTCGTAAATGAAGGGCGAACCCGAGCGGAGGCTTTGAGCTGGGATCGCTGCGCGCGTTCCACGGCGCAAGTCTACCGGGAAGTGCTGGAGGAATCGAAGCGGTGA
- a CDS encoding copper amine oxidase N-terminal domain-containing protein: MKWLALTLALGTLVAAAHAPKQVKPGKEVRPIALILNGTRLSVNPPPQLYREHLLVPVRRIIEALGLQFERDGRNVTTYVGAKQITLTIGSARALVDGDVVMLDAAPVEIKNTLYAPLRFFTEALDAQANFDHQTRSVEIVSSLVGRSGPGTTSSGSQTRGTVTAVDLNSSPPTVTLTYNASVRTLPINASAQVIVQDVNTGTSNAGELSDIHAGDWAQVTLDKNGRVKQIVDAYGSRSGTIAAAASGVIVLGDGHVISPSRATSITLNGATVTIDRLQIGDAVNERYNIDTAEPRQIIATRKTTASPVPAGAAAITDISVAPDRPLRKGDTLLVTMHGTPGGLAAFDVGPYVTTLPLRETQPGVYTGSYKVTGGVNFADAPVFGHLNVRGSEAPVGASGTLVSISTEPPGIGDFAPGNGATVNNTRPSIYATFSAGAVPVNASSATIEVNGRDVTSSSTRSARFIDYMPQVDLREGTVRVVVRVADEAGNMTTKTWTFFIKLR, translated from the coding sequence GTGAAATGGCTCGCGTTGACTCTCGCTCTCGGCACGCTTGTCGCAGCGGCGCACGCGCCCAAACAGGTCAAGCCCGGCAAGGAAGTGCGGCCGATCGCGTTGATTTTGAACGGAACGCGCCTCTCCGTGAACCCGCCGCCGCAACTCTATCGCGAGCATCTGCTGGTTCCGGTGCGGCGGATCATCGAAGCGCTCGGACTGCAATTCGAACGAGACGGCCGCAACGTCACCACGTACGTCGGCGCCAAACAGATTACGCTCACGATCGGATCGGCGCGCGCGCTGGTGGACGGCGACGTCGTTATGCTCGACGCTGCTCCCGTCGAGATCAAAAATACACTGTACGCGCCGCTCCGCTTTTTTACTGAAGCGCTTGACGCGCAGGCGAACTTCGACCACCAAACGCGCAGCGTTGAAATTGTGTCGAGCCTGGTCGGGCGGAGCGGACCCGGAACAACCAGCTCAGGCTCGCAAACGCGCGGGACAGTGACCGCGGTCGATCTGAATTCCTCCCCGCCGACCGTTACACTGACGTACAATGCATCGGTTCGAACGCTGCCGATCAACGCGAGCGCGCAAGTGATCGTCCAAGACGTCAACACGGGAACGTCAAACGCGGGCGAACTCAGCGACATTCACGCGGGCGACTGGGCGCAAGTCACGCTGGACAAGAACGGTCGCGTCAAACAGATCGTCGACGCGTATGGTTCGCGCAGCGGCACGATTGCCGCGGCGGCCTCGGGTGTGATCGTGCTGGGCGACGGTCACGTGATCAGTCCAAGCCGCGCCACGAGCATAACGCTGAACGGCGCCACGGTCACGATCGATCGCCTTCAGATTGGCGACGCGGTCAATGAACGCTACAACATCGACACGGCAGAGCCGCGGCAGATCATCGCAACCCGCAAAACGACGGCGTCGCCGGTTCCGGCCGGAGCTGCGGCGATTACGGACATCAGCGTCGCGCCGGATCGGCCTTTGCGCAAAGGCGACACGCTTCTAGTGACGATGCACGGCACACCCGGCGGCTTGGCGGCATTCGACGTCGGGCCGTACGTAACAACGCTTCCCCTGCGCGAAACCCAACCGGGCGTGTACACCGGGTCGTATAAAGTTACGGGTGGCGTGAATTTTGCGGATGCGCCGGTCTTCGGCCACTTGAACGTCCGCGGCTCCGAGGCGCCGGTCGGAGCGTCGGGCACGCTCGTTTCCATTTCGACCGAGCCCCCGGGAATCGGCGACTTTGCGCCGGGCAACGGCGCGACGGTGAACAACACGCGGCCGAGCATTTATGCAACGTTTTCGGCGGGAGCCGTTCCGGTGAACGCCTCGAGTGCGACCATTGAAGTCAACGGGCGTGACGTGACGTCGTCATCCACGCGCAGCGCCCGCTTCATCGACTACATGCCGCAGGTGGACCTGCGCGAGGGAACGGTACGGGTCGTTGTGCGCGTTGCAGATGAAGCGGGGAATATGACCACCAAGACCTGGACGTTCTTCATCAAATTGAGGTAG
- a CDS encoding ABC transporter substrate-binding protein → MKRLSALAILTIFLAACGGNAGSGGNGLGTTSLVVARVKDAVILDPAQATDGMSLNLTQEMMKGLVEFKVGTFEVQPSIAQSWKMTPDGLRWTFTLKKGLKFSDGTPIDAAAVKFNFDRWRLTKSPYHQNYPYAYYADMFGGFPGIITAVEAPNPQTVVFTLSRPLGPLLRDFAMPSFAIASPTAVRRDLAGFGTHPVGYGPYVLKEWVKDDHITLTANPTWQGVKPVYTTIIVRDIPDQATSVLEMQRGGIDFLTDPRPDDAVQLAKQSGITVYQQPSNNNSYVAMNTQKAPYGKLLVRQAIAYAIDVRAIVKAFYSAGAVVASNWTPPGMLGENSSLQPYPYDPAKARQLLAQAGLPNGFSTNLYYPTIPRPYMPEPQRIAEAIQADLKKVGINVTLEGREWGVFLDQVRNGQHEMCLIGWSGDNGDPDNFFYPLLDRDVALAKPNGQNYSFWMDEAFHALDVKGQSTLDDSTRASIYRQANAMVHDQVPALPIVHTTVPVIVKSGIAGFIPSPDTHIAFEYLHPK, encoded by the coding sequence ATGAAACGACTCAGCGCACTCGCCATTCTGACGATCTTCCTTGCGGCTTGCGGCGGGAACGCTGGGAGCGGCGGTAACGGCCTCGGCACCACGTCACTTGTGGTCGCACGCGTGAAGGATGCGGTCATCCTGGATCCCGCGCAAGCCACGGACGGCATGTCGCTCAACCTGACGCAAGAGATGATGAAGGGCCTGGTAGAGTTCAAGGTCGGTACGTTCGAAGTGCAGCCCTCAATCGCGCAGAGTTGGAAGATGACCCCGGACGGCCTGCGCTGGACGTTCACGCTGAAGAAGGGCCTAAAGTTTTCGGACGGCACGCCGATCGACGCGGCTGCGGTGAAGTTCAACTTCGATCGCTGGCGCTTGACGAAGAGCCCGTATCACCAAAACTATCCGTACGCGTACTACGCGGATATGTTCGGCGGCTTTCCCGGTATAATAACCGCGGTGGAGGCGCCGAATCCGCAAACAGTTGTGTTTACGCTTTCGCGTCCGCTCGGCCCACTGCTGCGTGACTTTGCGATGCCTTCGTTTGCGATCGCGTCGCCGACGGCAGTCCGTCGCGATCTTGCCGGCTTCGGCACGCACCCCGTCGGGTACGGGCCGTACGTCCTCAAGGAGTGGGTGAAAGACGATCACATCACGCTGACTGCAAATCCCACATGGCAGGGCGTGAAACCGGTGTATACTACGATCATCGTACGCGACATTCCGGACCAAGCGACGAGCGTGCTCGAAATGCAGCGCGGCGGAATTGACTTCCTGACGGATCCGCGGCCGGACGACGCCGTTCAACTTGCCAAGCAATCCGGGATTACCGTCTACCAGCAACCTTCGAATAACAATTCGTATGTTGCGATGAATACGCAGAAGGCGCCGTACGGCAAACTCTTGGTCCGTCAAGCCATTGCGTACGCGATCGACGTGCGTGCGATTGTGAAAGCTTTCTACAGCGCCGGGGCCGTGGTCGCGAGCAACTGGACACCGCCGGGAATGCTTGGCGAGAATTCGTCGCTGCAACCGTATCCCTACGATCCCGCAAAAGCTCGCCAATTGCTGGCACAGGCCGGCTTGCCGAACGGTTTCTCGACGAACCTCTACTACCCGACGATCCCGCGGCCGTACATGCCCGAGCCGCAGCGCATTGCCGAAGCGATTCAAGCCGACCTCAAAAAGGTTGGAATCAACGTGACGCTCGAGGGCCGCGAGTGGGGCGTCTTTCTGGATCAAGTTCGTAACGGCCAGCACGAGATGTGCCTGATCGGCTGGAGCGGTGACAACGGCGATCCGGACAACTTTTTCTATCCGCTGCTCGACAGAGATGTTGCGCTGGCCAAACCCAATGGGCAAAACTATTCGTTCTGGATGGATGAGGCGTTTCACGCGCTGGACGTCAAGGGGCAGTCCACCCTCGACGATAGCACGCGCGCGAGCATCTATCGCCAAGCCAACGCGATGGTGCACGACCAAGTGCCGGCTTTGCCGATCGTTCACACAACGGTGCCGGTCATCGTGAAGTCAGGCATCGCCGGCTTTATTCCAAGCCCGGACACGCACATCGCTTTCGAATACCTACACCCGAAATAA
- a CDS encoding HIT domain-containing protein produces the protein MNNDCIFCKIVAGDIPAKVVYRENGIIAIEDVNPQAPVHLLVLPERHVANIAEHTFRGSADEITSLMETAARIGAKNPGGFRLVVNTGADGGQTVDHLHVHVLAGRHMTWPPG, from the coding sequence ATGAACAACGACTGCATCTTTTGCAAGATCGTCGCAGGCGACATACCGGCGAAGGTCGTGTATCGCGAGAACGGCATCATCGCGATCGAGGACGTGAATCCGCAGGCGCCCGTGCATTTGCTCGTTCTGCCGGAACGGCACGTAGCGAACATCGCCGAGCACACCTTCAGAGGCTCCGCCGACGAAATCACGTCGCTGATGGAAACCGCCGCACGAATCGGTGCAAAAAATCCCGGCGGATTTAGGCTCGTTGTGAACACCGGCGCCGACGGCGGACAGACCGTCGATCACCTACACGTGCACGTATTGGCAGGCCGTCACATGACGTGGCCTCCGGGCTAA
- the rpsU gene encoding 30S ribosomal protein S21, which yields MEVRVAPGESIESALRRFKKATQKAGVLAEARKHEHYEKPSVRRKKKSAAARKRRA from the coding sequence ATGGAAGTTCGCGTTGCTCCAGGCGAATCGATTGAGAGCGCGCTGCGCCGTTTCAAGAAAGCCACCCAGAAGGCCGGAGTCCTGGCCGAAGCGCGCAAGCACGAGCACTACGAAAAACCGAGCGTTCGCCGCAAGAAGAAGTCGGCGGCCGCTCGCAAGCGCCGCGCCTAA
- a CDS encoding GatB/YqeY domain-containing protein — protein MAALKDRIAADLKEAMKARDQLRLDTLRSVLSGFTYKRTEAGVELTDADEADVVRRQVKQRNDAAAEFEKAGRKELAEKELREREILTAYLPAQKSADEIRAIVRAIVAELPQGGRNQGAVMKVAMPQLKGQADGNLVRQIVTEELA, from the coding sequence ATGGCCGCTCTAAAAGACCGCATCGCCGCCGACCTAAAGGAGGCGATGAAGGCCCGCGATCAGCTTCGGCTGGATACGCTGCGCTCTGTGCTGTCCGGTTTTACCTATAAGCGCACCGAAGCCGGCGTCGAATTGACCGACGCCGACGAGGCCGACGTCGTGCGCCGGCAGGTCAAACAGCGCAACGACGCCGCTGCCGAGTTCGAAAAGGCCGGCCGCAAAGAACTGGCCGAGAAAGAACTGCGCGAGCGCGAAATCCTGACCGCGTACTTGCCGGCGCAAAAGTCCGCCGACGAGATCCGTGCGATCGTCCGCGCCATCGTTGCCGAGCTGCCCCAGGGCGGGCGCAATCAAGGGGCGGTCATGAAGGTCGCCATGCCCCAGCTCAAGGGACAAGCCGACGGAAACCTCGTCCGCCAAATCGTCACCGAAGAACTCGCTTAA